A window from Purpureocillium takamizusanense chromosome 3, complete sequence encodes these proteins:
- a CDS encoding uncharacterized protein (COG:S~MEROPS:MER0000440~EggNog:ENOG503P0VK) gives MTMAALKDSPVPQLSRRCTRAAWPWRIASLVLAAWLLTRFSASLWVSQSSGLCRQRATAHSPYGQFPQPDDPFAFLPCTAKTVYPPLDDPSPAKTWAKQFDTDPQHWLWGSRRPPPNSGNSSDPYCGRGIFLCGYLDVPLDYTNASEPRIIRLAVTKYQVSGLARIDDHGNDVPSAGKKSTRTIVINPGGPGGSGTRFAYTSAEETTERLSQGQFDVLGWDPRGINMSQPMLACVPYDADRDRWDLLTSQTLKEVGRPETHLRLLDSMNDATFRACHELHGDLPRFMSTAFVARDLEEIRKALGEDELTGYLVSYGTHIGQEYASIFPSSVGRIILDGVVNARNERTLGGFTWHMLDNVTDAWRDGFLGECIDAGPAYCPLAKPPTMGQKQPMTLDQLQDRLESFIYSLAEQPIPAYTRSGGPSLVTYSQVIAVIFKALYNPRTWPGLAEMLSQLEAGNSTLAADFLQKRWQYDPTLPCSTVEKKPNWLELSLLVICADTYDAPRPANPIEWWQAYWNNVTARSWIAGDSGLSYVLPCQRFTDYWPQVAEVYRGDFNKTLKAPVLLVAETHDLATPLRNARELLAEMGPANARLIVHHGYGHSSRDKSRCTDAAVRTYILDGVLPDGTETACFADERPYRYASNDAKALAGRHDEYLAVWASHVDDMVTRDPRR, from the coding sequence ATGACGATGGCCGCGTTGAAAGACTCACCTGTGCCGCAGCTCTCCCGCAGGTGCACACGTGCTGCGTGGCCCTGGAGAATAGCatccctcgtcctcgccgcctggctgctgACGCGCTTCTCTGCCTCTCTATGGGTATCGCAATCGTCAGGCCTCTGTCGACAACGCGCGACTGCGCACTCGCCGTATGGCCAATTCCCGCAGCCCGACGATCCGTTCGCTTTTCTCCCTTGTACGGCCAAGACTGTCTATCCGCCGCTGGACGACCCGAGCCCAGCGAAGACCTGGGCGAAGCAGTTCGACACTGATCCGCAACACTGGCTCTGGGggagtcgtcggccgccgcctaATTCTGGGAACAGCTCCGACCCCTACTGTGGGCGCGGTATCTTCCTCTGCGGCTATCTGGATGTCCCTCTCGACTACACCAACGCTTCAGAGCCACGCATCATTCGGCTGGCCGTGACAAAGTACCAGGTCTCGGGACTGGCGCGCATCGACGACCATGGAAACGACGTTCCCTCCGCAGGCAAGAAGAGCACGCGGACGATTGTCATCAATCCGGGTGGCCCTGGAGGGAGCGGGACACGGTTCGCGTACACGTCGGCTGAAGAGACGACAGAGCGTCTCAGCCAGGGTCAATTCGACGTCTTGGGTTGGGATCCCCGCGGCATCAACATGTCCCAGCCCATGCTCGCCTGCGTCCCCTACGACGCCGACCGAGACCGCTGGGACCTCCTGACATCACAGACCCTCAAGGAAGTTGGCCGCCCGGAGACGCACCTGAGGCTCCTCGACAGCATGAATGATGCGACCTTTCGCGCTTGTCACGAGCTGCATGGCGATCTGCCTCGCTTCATGTCTACTGCCTTTGTCGCACGCGACTTGGAAGAGATCCGCAAAGCGCTGGGAGAAGACGAGCTGACGGGGTACCTCGTGAGCTACGGCACTCATATCGGCCAAGAATATGCTAGCATTTTCCCGTCAAGCGTTGGTCgcatcatcctcgacggcgttgtCAACGCTAGAAACGAGCGTACTCTCGGGGGCTTCACTTGGCACATGCTGGACAACGTGACAGATGCCTGGCGTGATGGGTTCCTGGGCGAATGCATCGACGCAGGCCCTGCGTATTGCCCGCTGGCCAAGCCACCGACGATGGGCCAGAAGCAGCCGATGACTCTGGATCAGCTGCAAGACCGCCTCGAGTCCTTTATTTACTCCCTTGCCGAGCAGCCGATCCCGGCGTACACCCGGTCCGGTGGTCCGTCCCTTGTCACCTACTCCCAGGTGATCGCCGTCATCTTCAAGGCTCTGTATAATCCTCGAACTTGGCCTGGTTTGGCGGAGATGCTGTCCCAGCTAGAGGCGGGCAATTCGACGCTAGCGGCCGACTTCCTCCAGAAGCGCTGGCAGTACGACCCTACTCTTCCCTGTTCCACCGTTGAGAAAAAGCCAAACTGGCTGGAGCTGAGTTTGCTGGTGATTTGCGCCGACACATACGACGCGCCGCGTCCGGCGAACCCTATCGAATGGTGGCAAGCGTATTGGAACAACGTTACGGCCAGGTCTTGGATCGCGGGGGACTCGGGCTTGAGCTACGTCCTCCCCTGCCAGCGCTTCACCGACTACTGGCcccaggtcgccgaggtctACCGCGGCGACTTCAACAAGACGCTCAAAGCGCCTGTGCTTCTCGTTGCCGAGACCCACGACCTAGCCACGCCGCTGCGCAATGCCAGAGAATTGTTGGCCGAGATGGGTCCCGCCAACGCAAGGCTCATTGTGCATCACGGCTACGGACATAGCTCTCGGGACAAGTCAAGgtgcaccgacgccgccgtgcgcacGTACATCCTCGACGGAGTGTTGCCAGACGGCACGGAGACAGCATGCTTCGCAGACGAGAGGCCATACCGCTATGCTTCCAATGACGCGAAAGCGCTGGCGGGTCGGCATGATGAATATCTGGCGGTTTGGGCTTCGCATGTGGATGACATGGTGACGCGGGATCCCCGCCGTTAG
- a CDS encoding uncharacterized protein (EggNog:ENOG503P44A~COG:A~COG:T), with translation MEDGHNIEATDANNHPYSPAPDKGKLMMAILRGETPPSSHPEPDASTPGHGGDNDEHGGSVPRGRDRGEEAATDAALLKLLRDDTDLKLWLEFTRYFDLGHREHVLEGLKKLRAVEEEREKLLQELHYTTAAVSGSVFGPPCTPGSYFTLATSSPVARSIDPRRRASTSTAQSLFKGYPSSAAGISTAAEPPSGQATGSQQQQMSSTAPYKENKDSRFFLVKCFNTSNVYMSQRDGLWVTQAKNGPTFTEAFQQCESVLLFFSINKSHGFQGVARMVSAPDASIPKPDWIANVNLSAVTHPFRVDWIVRSEADFDRFAGLRNPLNEGRCVVIGRDGQEYPARVGRRMMELMMQAAAAAANNPNNAADENNSNNYSNMNATIMGSPPHPHPGKMRAHVLFNVSSSSAAPDGRWAAPPKHELNKPRETRGRSDSPPHSVNKTRTLRDWRQRDGTSPKSLSRVEAEPPAGPEPADQPVPPPASDAGSCRSGNSKSTYLIDV, from the exons atggaggACGGGCACAACATCGAAGCCACGGACGCCAACAACCACCCCTACTCACCTGCCCCTGACAAGGGCAAGCTCATGATGGCCATTCTCCGCGGCGagacgccgccctcttcccaccccgagcccgacgcctcgacgcccgggcacggcggcgataacgacgagcacggcggctCCGTTCCCAGGGGCCGTGAccgtggcgaggaggcagcaacagacgccgcgctgctcaAGCTTCTCCGGGACGACACCGACCTCAAGCTCTGGCTCGAGTTCACTCGCTACTTTGACCTCGGACACCGcgagcacgtcctcgagggGCTGAAGAAGCTTCGcgccgtggaggaggagcgcgagaagCTCCTCCAGGAACTCCACTACACCACGGCTGCCGTCTCGGGATCCGTCTTCGGACCGCCGTGTACCCCTGGGTCATACTTCACCTTGGCGACGTCATCCCCCGTTGCTCGCAGCATCGACCCCCGGCGCAGGGCGTCCACCTCCACGGCCCAGTCCCTCTTCAAAGGGTACCCTTCCAGTGCCGCGGGgatctcgacggccgcggagCCGCCTTCCGGACAGGCCACCggctcgcagcagcagcagatgtcTTCTACTGCGCCGTACAAAG AAAACAAAGACTCGCGCTTCTTCCTGGTCAAGTGCTTCAACACGTCCAACGTGTACATGTCCCAGCGAGAC GGCTTGTGGGTGACGCAGGCCAAGAACGGCCCTACTTTCACTGAGGCCTTCCAGCAGTGCGAAAGcgtgctgctcttcttctccatcaACAAGTCGCACGGCTTCCAGGGCGTG GCCCGCATGGTCAGCGCCCCCGACGCGTCCATCCCCAAGCCCGACTGGATCGCCAACGTCAACCTCAGCGCCGTCACGCACCCGTTCCGCGTCGACTGGATCGTCCGGTCCGAGGCCGACTTTGACCGCTTCGCCGGCCTGCGCAACCCGCTCAACGAGGGGCGctgcgtcgtcatcggccgcgacgggcaGGAATACcccgcgcgcgtcggccgcagGATGATGGAGCTGATGATgcaagctgccgctgctgctgccaacaACCCCAACAATGCCGCTGACGagaacaacagcaacaactACAGCAACATGAATGCCACCATCATGGgttctcctcctcatcctcacccCGGTAAGATGCGGGCCCACGTATTATTCaacgtctcgtcgtcgtctgcagCCCCCGACGGCcgttgggcggcgccgcccaagcaCGAGCTCAACAAGCCCAGGGAGACGCGCGGACGGAGCGACTCGCCCCCCCACAGCGTGAACAAGACGCGCACGCTGCGTGACTGGCGCCAGCGTGACGGCACATCGCCAAAGTCCCTGTCGCGTGTCGAGGCGGAACCTCCAGCTGGCCCTGAGCCCGCTGATCAgccagtgccgccgcccgcctctgACGCGGGCTCGTGTCGTTCAGGCAACTCAAAGTCTACCTACCTCATCGACGTGTGA
- a CDS encoding uncharacterized protein (EggNog:ENOG503P2AT~COG:I) — translation MDPSAPQLARRPALGAFIPPIVVPPLDAPHHFTIIFLHGRGYNAKESLEPLLSTHVTDRATFQKSLPHTRFVFPTAPLMRASKYRRSVIHQWYDGTGDWEPEARGDMRPSVEHIHDLIRAEAELVDGDAGRVVLAGFSQGAAMALTCMLLWEGKPLGAAIGLCGFVPVYDSLMELLKDDAAEEASDDGYIVFEAEDDLDMAGAESSRTPLQRAVAELRQEAELPELPSPSRCSFRETPVFLGHGRRDRNVEPRHGQEAAALLTEMGIGVAFATYDGLGHEHSPEMLGQVLLFLSQRLSPSWMTTDTSKT, via the coding sequence ATGGACCCATCAGCGCCACAGCTGgctcgacgcccagcacTGGGTGCGTTCATTCCTCCCATCGTCGTCCCTCCCCTGGATGCTCCCCACCACTTCACCATCATCTtcctccacggccgcggATACAACGCCAAGGAATCTCTCGAGCCTCTGCTGTCCACACACGTCACCGACCGCGCCACGTTCCAGAAGTCTCTGCCCCACACTCGCTTCGTCTtccccacggcgccgctgatgCGGGCGTCCAAGTACCGCCGCTCCGTCATCCACCAGTGGTACGACGGCACGGGCGACTGGGAGCCCGAGGCGCGGGGAGACATGCGGCCCAGCGTGGAGCACATCCACGACCTCATccgcgccgaagccgaaCTTGTGGACGGCGATGCTGGGCGGGTCGTGCTGGCCGGCTTCAGCCAGGGAGCTGCCATGGCGCTGACGTGCATGCTGCTCTGGGAGGGCAAACCCCTGGGCGCTGCGATCGGCTTGTGTGGCTTCGTCCCGGTGTATGATTCCCTGATGGAGCTGCTAAaggatgatgccgccgaagagGCTAGTGATGATGGGTACATTGTCTTCGAAGCGGAGGATGACCTCGACATGGCGGGTGCGGAAAGTTCTAGGACACCGCTACAGAGGGCAGTGGCCGAACTGCGACAAGAGGCCGAACTGCCCGAGTTGCCGTCTCCATCACGCTGCTCGTTTCGCGAGACGCCAGTATTCCTGGGCCACGGGAGGCGGGACAGAAACGTCGAGCCTCGTCACGGGCAAGAGGCTGCCGCCCTTTTGACCGAGatgggcatcggcgtcgccttTGCTACGTACGATGGACTTGGTCATGAGCATTCGCCCGAAATGCTGGGACAAGTCTTATTGTTCTTATCCCAACGACTGAGCCCGTCGTGGATGACCACAGATACCAGCAAAACCTGA
- a CDS encoding uncharacterized protein (MEROPS:MER0000338~COG:O~SECRETED:SignalP(1-15~SECRETED:cutsite=ALA-AP~SECRETED:prob=0.3947)~EggNog:ENOG503NU05), which translates to MQLSLFLAVLPLALAAPASIRATGKAKRSSPAPLLMPRDTASAIPDKYIVKFKQDSALSLLDEALGQITGDADRIYRDVFKGFTSTLNETMLSSLRDLPEVDYVEMDGISSISGFVEQRGAAWGLGRIAHREAGKNSYVFDQSAGAGTCAYVIDTGIDDTLPDFGGRAQQIKSFVPGQETDGNGHGTHVAGTIGSNTYGVAKAAKIFGVKVLGDDGRGRNSDIIAGMNFVAQDARRRRGDCPRGVVVNLSLGGQRSPAENEVAAALVQSGVFVGVAAGNDNQDAGNYSPASEPSVCTVGGTAFDDTRYAQSNWGQVVDILAPGEQITSLRPGGGEATLSGTSMATPHVVGLAAYLGALEGLTGTQALCDRIRELAVRDAIVDQPYGTVNLVAFNGATQ; encoded by the exons ATGCAACTGTCACTattcctcgccgtcctgccgctggcgctggccgccccggccagTATCCGAGCGACgggcaaggccaagcgctcctcgcccgccccgctCCTGATGCCACGGGAcaccgcctccgccatcCCGGACAAGTACATTGTCAAGTTCAAGCAGGACAGCGCGCTgtcgctcctcgacgaggccctgggcCAGATCAcgggcgacgcggaccgCATCTACCGCGACGTCTTCAAGGGCTTCACTTCGACCCTAAACGAGACGATGCTCAGCTCGCTGCGCGACCTTCCCGAG GTCGACTATGTTGAGATGGATGGCATCTCGTCCATCTCTGGCTTCGTTGAGCAACGCGGCGCGGCCTGGGGCCTGGGCCGCATCGCCCATagagaggcaggcaagaACTCGTATGTCTTTGACCAGagcgccggtgccggcacCTGTGCCTATGTCATTGACacgggcatcgacgacaccCTCCCT GATttcggcggccgcgcgcagcaAATCAAGTCTTTCGTCCCCGGCCAGGAGAccgacggcaacggccatGGCACCCAcgtcgccggcaccatcGGCAGCAACACGTACGGcgtcgccaaggcggccaagatcttcggcgtcaaggtcctcggcgacgacggcaggggCCGCAACTCGGACATCATCGCGGGCATGAACTTTGTCGCCCaggacgcccgccggcggcgcggcgactgccccaggggcgtcgtcgtcaacctctcgctcggcggccagcgctcCCCCGCCGAGaacgaggtcgccgccgccctcgtccagaGCGGCGTtttcgtcggcgtcgccgccggcaatgACAACCAGGACGCCGGTAACtactcgcccgcctcggagCCCAGCGTCtgcaccgtcggcggcactGCCTTCGACGACACCCGCTACGCGCAGTCCAACTGGGGCCAGGTAGTCGACATCCTCGCCCCCGGTGAGCAGATTACGTCCCTccgccctggcggcggcgaggcgaccCTCTCGGGCACGTCCATGGCCACGCCGCATGTTGTCGGCCTGGCTGCGTACTTGGGCGCTCTCGAGGGTCTCACAGGTACCCAGGCGCTGTGCGATCGCATTCGCGAGCTCGCCGTGAGGGATGCCATTGTCGATCAGCCTTATGGCACTGTCAACCTTGTGGCGTTCAACGGCGCCACTCAGTAG
- a CDS encoding uncharacterized protein (TransMembrane:1 (o20-41i)~COG:O~EggNog:ENOG503Q4B0) gives MASPDANSTTTTAATSNSPTTIWVPILVVGCTVFFLAAFVYTSHRFVICATGRDRSSTRDLESADELSIVKRLNKAACSQLYSAWKEICRTDETAAVREPDAEPGPADCAICLETLQDADVVRALPCKHVFHSECLLKWAVARHDSCPLCKARFYGKMK, from the exons ATGGCCTCGCCCGACGCAaactccaccaccaccaccgcggcgACCTCAAATTCTCCAACGACTATCTGGGTTCCGATCCTCGTCGTAGGCTGCACTGTAttcttcctcgccgcgtTTGTCTACACCTCCCA CCGCTTCGTGATCTGTGCCACCGGGCGCGATCGTAGCTCTACGCGCGATTTGGAGAGCGCAGACGAGCTGAGCATCGTCAAACGCTTGAACAAGGCGGCCTGCAGCCAGCTCTACAGCGCCTGGAAGGAGATCTGCCGCaccgacgagacggcggcagtACGAGAGCCCGATGCCGAGCCCGGGCCTGCTGACTG CGCCATTTGTCTGGAGACACTGCAGGATGCAGACGTCGTTCGGGCGTTGCCCTGCAAGCACGTTTTCCACTCGGAGTGTCTGCTGAAGTGGGCTGTGGCGAGACACGACAGCTGCCCACTTTGCAAGGCCCGGTTCTACGGCAAAATGAAGTAA
- the GPI18 gene encoding ER membrane glycoprotein subunit of the GPI transamidase complex-like protein (TransMembrane:13 (i14-35o55-73i85-107o113-135i147-166o172-188i195-214o220-238i245-268o316-336i357-375o381-400i412-431o)~BUSCO:EOG09262GLP~EggNog:ENOG503NYKS~CAZy:GT76~COG:G), with the protein MPPLFSLETPVKSLTTLFVAWKGVLLAFALGAVIGPDYDTSTSIFFEILYGSKAHVPYLATVLTRWDALYFVQYARQGYVFEQQWAFGAALPAAVRALINLIPSWLVDTDAVVIEPLVAIALVHLCHLTAVLALYRLTMLLSNDNKLAFVASALHIFSPAGVFLSAPYAESPFAALAFVGNLLFALGIKNKREPVKRFLLIVGAGLAFGLSTAFRSNGLASGTLFAVGAINCLVALLKEPSVDKVLALAAPGIGGLCVAAGSIIPQYFAWKRYCHDALPELGPRPWCSRTIPSIYEFVQEEYWDVGFLHYWRPSHVPLFAVAAPMLMVLIMSGVEATRDPFKALRVLKSSNGEDYRVFVRTLAATQTIIALLAITNYHVQIVNRISSGYPIWYWWVASCLIDEKRQALGRRIFIFMVMYAGVQSGLFSSFLPPA; encoded by the exons ATGCCACCTCTCTTCTCCCTCGAGACACCAGTCAAGTCCCTGACGACGCTCTTCGTCGCCTGGAAgggcgtcctcctcgcgtttgctctcggcgccgtcattgGGCCCGACTACGACACGTCCACTTCCATTTTCTTTGAGATCCTCTACGGCAGCAAGGCGCACGTCCCGTACCTGGCAACCGTGCTGACGAGATGGGATGCCCTCTACTTCGTGCAGTACGCCCGTCAGGGGTACGTGTTTGAGCAGCAGTGGGCTTTCGGAGCCGCCTTGCCAGCTGCTGTGCGCGCACTCATCAACTTAATTCCCTCGTGGCTTGTCGATaccgacgccgtcgtcatcgagccgctcgtcgccatcgcgctCGTCCACCTCTGCCATCTCACCGCCGTGCTGGCTCTCTATCGGCTCACCATGCTACTATCAAACGACAACAAGCTGGCTTTCGTCGCCTCAGCGCTGCACATCTTCTCACCTGCCGGCGTGTTCCTTTCGGCCCCGTATGCGGAGAGCCCATTTGCTGCCCTGGCCTTTGTCGGCAACCTGCTCTTCGCCCTGGGCATTAAGAACAAACGCGAGCCGGTGAAACGATTCCTCCTGATCGTAGGAGCAGGCCTTGCTTTTGGCCTTTCCACCGCCTTTCGAAGCAATGGGCTGGCTAGCGGGACATTATTCGCTGTTGGGGCCATCAACTGCCTCGTGGCGCTCTTGAAGGAACCCAGTGTCGACAAGGTGTTGGCTCTGGCCGCGCCGGGCATCGGCGGTCTTTGCGTTGCCGCAGGATCCATTATTCCGCAGTATTTCGCATGGAAGCGCTACTGTCACGATGCATTGCCCGAGCTGGgtccgcggccgtggtgctCACGCACGATACCAAGCATTTACGAGTTTGTACAGGAGGAGTACTG GGATGTTGGCTTTTTGCACTACTGGCGGCCGAGCCATGTTCCGCTAttcgccgtcgcggctccCATGCTCATGGTGCTCATCATGTCCGGGGTCGAGGCCACGCGCGACCCGTTCAAAGCACTCCGCGTGCTCAAGTCGAGCAACGGCGAGGACTATAGGGTCTTTGTGCGCACCTTGGCTGCTACCCAGACCATCATTGCGCTGCTCGCCATTACCAACTACCACGTCCAGATCGTCAACCGCATATCCTCAGGATATCCCATCTGGTACTGGTGGGTAGCCAGCTGCCTAATTGACGAAAAGCGGCAGGCGCTAGGCCGGAGGATCTTTATCTTTATGGTCATGTACGCGGGAGTCCAGAGCGGACTGTTCTCCTCTTTCTTGCCCCCTGCTTGA
- the LGD1 gene encoding L-galactonate dehydratase (COG:M~EggNog:ENOG503NWIZ) — MADITITGFRSRDVRFPTSLDKTGSDAMNAAGDYSAAYCILETDSPHSGHGMTFTIGRGNDIVCAAIDHVADRLRGRTLSSLVADWGQTWRYLVSDSQLRWIGPEKGVIHLALGAVVNALWDLWAKSLGKPVWRIVADMTPEEFVRCIDFRYITDAITPDEALDMLRAQEPGKAGRVDDALANRAVPAYTTSAGWLGYGEDKMRTLLHETLGQGYRHFKLKVGGSLDDDRRRLSIAREVLGYDKGNVLMVDANQIWSVPEAIEHMTQLADFKPWFIEEPTSPDDIIGHRSVREALKPYGIGVATGEMCQNRVIFKQLLMTGAIDVCQIDACRLGGVNEVLAVLLMAKKFGVPIVPHSGGVGLPEYTQHLSTIDYVVVSGKVSVLEYVDHLHEHFLHPSVIKDGYYQTPTEPGYSVEMKADSMDRYTYPGEKGISWWTSDEARPILEGDKI, encoded by the exons ATGGCTGACATCACAATCACGGGCTTCCGCTCGCGCGACGTGCGCTTCCCGACCTCGCTCGACAAGACGGGCTCTGATGCCATGAATGCCGCTGGCGATTACTCGGCCGCGTACTGCATACTCGAGACCGACTCACCCCACTCCGGCCATGGCATG ACCTTCACCATCGGGCGCGGCAACGACAtcgtctgcgccgccatcgaccacgtcgccgaccgGCTTCGCGGCCGCACCCTCTCCTCTCTCGTCGCTGACTGGGGTCAGACGTGGCGTTACCTCGTCTCCGACAGCCAGCTGCGGTGGATCGGCCCTGAAAAGGGTGTCatccacctcgccctcggtgccgtcgtcaacgccctcTGGGACCTCTGGGCCAAGTCCCTGGGCAAGCCCGTctggcgcatcgtcgccgacatgaccCCCGAGGAGTTCGTTCGCTGCATCGACTTCCGCTACATCACCGACGCCATCAcccccgacgaggccctcgacatGCTGCGCGCCCAGGAGCCCGGAAAGGccgggcgcgtcgacgatgccctcgccaaccgcgccgtccccgcctacaccaccagcgccggctggctgggctaCGGCGAGGACAAGATGCGCACCCTGCTGCACGAGACGCTCGGACAGGGCTACCGCCACTTCAAGCTCAaggtcggcggcagcctcgacgacgaccgccgtcgcctgtcCATTGCCCGCGAGGTCCTCGGCTACGACAAGGGCAACGTCCTCATGGTCGACGCCAACCAGATCTGGTCCGTTCCCGAGGCCATTGAACACATGACCCAGCTGGCCGACTTCAAGCCGTGGTTCATCGAGGAGCCCACCAGCCCCGACGACATCATTGGCCACCGGTCTGTccgcgaggccctcaagCCCTACGGTATCGGCGTCGCCACGGGCGAAATGTGCCAAAACCGCGTTATCTTCAAGCAGCTACTCATGAccggcgccatcgacgtCTGTCAGATCGACGCCTGCCGTCTCGGAGGCGTCAACGAGGTGCTCGCCGTGTTGCTCATGGCCAAGAAGTTTGGCGTCCCTATCGTCCCTCactcgggcggcgtcggcctgccAGAGTACACGCAGCATCTGAGCACCATCGACTACGTCGTCGTGAGCGGCAAGGTGTCCGTGCTCGAGTATGTCGACCACCTCCACGAGCACTTTCTCCACCCATCTGTTATCAAGGACGGCTACTACCAGACGCCGACAGAACCGGGCTACAGTGTCGAGATGAAGGCCGACAGCATGGACCGGTATACATACCCGGGCGAGAAAGGTATAAGCTGGtggacgagcgacgaggcaAGGCCCATCTTGGAGGGGGACAAGATTTAA